The following DNA comes from Caviibacter abscessus.
TTTTTTCATTTTGTATAAAAAAAATAAGTTCAAATGAATTTTTTATAGAATATCTATAAAGTTTTAACATATAATTTAAGAAAGAAGGATTTATTTCTAAATCCTCTAAATCTAAAATTATTCTATCAAATTTTTCACTTAAATTTATAATTTCATTATATGTTTTATTAAAATCTACAAATTTAATTATTTGTTCTTCCATAACATTTTGATCCTTTAATTATTCACCAGTCCTGCCAGTATACCGTTTATAAAATCTTTACTCTTTAAATCTCCATATACTTTTGCAATTTCAATTGCTTCATTTATAACTATTTCATGCCCAGTGTCTTCAATTATTATCTCAAAAAATGACATTTTCAGAAGAACTTTTTCAACTATTGCAAGACGCTCAAAAGTCCAACCATTTAATTTTTCTTTTATTTTCTCTATAACAATTTTTTCATTTTCAATATATTTTCTTATATATTTTATAAAAAACTCTTGTTTACTTTCTGATAAACTATGACTACTTAAAAATTGATTTATTCTTTCATCAATATTAACTTCAATAAGTTCTCTTTCAAATAAAATCTTAAATATTTCTTTTCTTAGTGTTCTTTGTTCCATATTTCACCTCTTAAAGTATAACAGAATCTACGGTAATATCTTCTCCTATTACTTCTGTGTTTGATATATTTGTTGTTTCAATTACTTTTTCAGGATTAATTTTAGATACCTTAAGATTTATTCTATTAGGTTTAATTCCTGTCATTTTTTGAACATATTCGCCTAAATCTTCTTTTATTTTACCTAATTTTTCATTTAAATCTTCTACAGTATAGCATTCTAACACAGCAATAATATTAACACTTCCAAATCCGCTGTAAACTTTTAATTTTGCATATCTAATTATTTCTTTATTTTCTAAGAAATTTTTTGATAATGTTTCTACAGTATTCATTGTTATTTCAACAAAACCATTTTCATTTCTTACTTTAATGCTTCCTGGTTTTTTAAATAATTTTTCAAGTAATGAAAGTACTAACAATGAAATATATGTAACTATTGATACAAAAATAATTATTTGCCCTAATTTTTCATTAGAAAATATAGCAAGTTTTGTAAGTATCGTTGACACTAAAATAGGATTTACTACAATAAAATATAAAGTTGATAAAAGCCCTATTATTAACATGATGTTTATAATATATAAAATTACTAAAAACATTATTATTCCTCTCTTTCTTTAACAACTTGTTCTATTGTAACATTTATTTCTCTAACATTAATTTCTGTAAATTCTTTTATTTTTTCCGCAACTTGTCTTTGCACTACTTCTGCTACTTTTCTTATTTCACAGCCATATGCAACAGCTATTGATAAGTCAACTACACACTCAGTTTCTCCCATTTCAACTTCTAAATTTCTTTTATCTGTTCCTTTTAGAAAGCTAACTATCTCATTTTTACCTGTTTGTGTTGATATACCTTTAACGTTTTCTATTTCCTTTAAAGTTTCTATTACTATGTCTTTTATAACATTTGGTGATATTATTATATTTCCTAAAAATTCCATATTTAATCTCCCTTTAAGCTTTTCATTTATTATATCATAAGTTTTAATTTTTTTTAATATTTACACGACTTAGATTTTTTATATATACGTTAATATTTTTAGAATTAACTATTAAAATCAATGTTTTTATAAAGTCATTGCTTAACTTCGCATATATTTTATTATTCATTTTTAATCTTTGTTTTTGTTTATAGAAATTAACTAACGAAAATCCACCTTGTTTAAATTGAGACTTTAATTTTTGTTTATTTTCATCACTTAAATCATCAATTAAAATATTTATACTTGTATTTTTTAAATTGGAAACTTCATCTATTGTAACTATATCTTTTATTACATCATTATATACTTCAAATAAGCATATTTTATTTTTTAAATTAATATTTTGTATTTTTTCATATAAATTTGAAAATATTATATATTTTTTTATTTCCCCATTTTCATCTATAGTTAATTTTAGCATTTTTTCTTTTCTACGTGTCAAACTAATTTCAGAAGATAATACCAATCCCACTCTCAAATTATCTTCTAAACGTAATATAGATAAAATATCACTACTCTCTTTTTTTAAGTCAATTGAAAGTAATAAACCTATACTTTCCATTTCTTTTTCTATTAATTCATCCTCATTATATTCATCTATAAATTTATTTTCATATTTAAGTAAATTTTCTGTATTAGTTAAAAATAGACTTCTACCCACATTAATTTCATTATCATATTTTGTATAAGCAATGTCATATATTTCTTGTGAATAAATAAATATCTCTTTTCTACTTAAATTAAATTCATCAAACGCTCCTGAAAGTGCTAATACTTCAATATGTTTTTTATTAAGATCGTATTTTATCATTCTATAACAAAAATCATTTATATTTTTAAATTCTCCATTTATGTCTCTTTCTGTTTCTATTGATTTTGCTATATTTTCACTAATACCTTTTATTGAATAAATTCCATAAATTACATTATCATTATATACCTTAAAATAACAATTTGATTTATTTACGCTAGGTTTTAATATTTGGTGCTTATATTTTTTTAATTCTATCTCATATTTTCTTAATTTCTTATAATCATTTATATCACTATTTAATAATGAACATATATATTCCAATGTATAATTTGTTTTTAAATATGCTGTATAATAGCATAACATTGAATAAGGTATGGTATGTGATTTATTAAAACCGTAACCTCCAAAACTTTCAATCATTGAATAAAGATTTATTACTTTTTGCTTATCATACCCTTTGGATATTGCTTTTGATACAAATTGATCCTTATGTAGTTTTAATATTTCAATTTTTTTCTTACTTATTGCTTTTCTTAAATCATCTGCCTCAAGCAAAGTATATCCTGCAATAATGCTTGCAATTTTCATTATTTGTTCTTGATATATTATTACTCCATAAGTATCCTTTAATATTTCCTCAAGTTCAGGAAAAATATAGTCTATATTTTCACTATGTTTTCTTTTAATTGCTTCATATGTCATACCACTATTTAATGGTCCCGGTCTATATAAAGCAAGTATTGCCGAAATATCCAAAAAATTTTCAACTTTAAACTTTGTTATTAAATCTACCATCCCTGGTGATTCGGATTGAAATACTCCTAAAGTATTACCTGTATTAAACATTTCAAAAGTTTTTTTATCATTTAAATCAATATCTGATAATTTAATTTTTACTGCATTTATTGTTTGTTTTATAACCTCTAAGTTCTTAAGTGCTAAAAGGTCAATTTTAAGTAACCCTAAATATTCCAATTCTTCCATCTGATACTGAGTTACATTAATATTTAACTTATCATCTCTATATGTTGGAACTTCATCAATTAATGGATATTTTGATATAACTACTCCTGATGGATGTATAGAACTATGTCTTACATTACCCTCTAATTTTTCAAGTGCTTGCTTTATAACCCTGCTACTATTTCCTAAAACTCTTTCTAAATCTTTTTGTAATTGCTTTTCTTGAAGTCTTGAAAAAACTATTATATTTGAAACATATTCCATACCATATTTTTGCATTAAATAATGAACTACTTCATCTCTTCTACTAGGTTCAAAATCTATGTCTATATCTGGCATTGATTTTCTACCAGAATTTAAAAATCTTTCAAAAATTAATCCATATTTTATAGGGTCGACTTTTGTTATATCTAATGTATATGAAACTATACTTCCTGAAGCAGAACCCCTACCTGGACCTATTAATATATCATTTTCATTCGCGTATTTAACTATGTCTGAAACAATTATAAAGTAACCATTAAATCCCATATTATCAATGACTGATAATTCATATTCGATACGATTTATTACTTCATCTGATAAATTTTTATATTTAATCTTAGCCCCATTATAAACCAAGTCTCTTAAGTATTCTTTTTCACTTACATCTAATTTTAATTTAGGAAATTTAAATTCAATTTGTGGCATTTCTAATTTGCATATTTCAGATATTTTTTCCGTATTTAAAATACCTTGATTTACAAACTCTAAATCTTCTTCTTTAAAACTTTTTATTATTTGCTCTGTTGTTTTTAAATATAAGTCATTATATGGATAAGCTTTTTTTACTCTATCAATACTAACATTTTCCTTTATTGCACTTACTATTTTTTGAAGGTAAAAGTCATTACTATCAGCATAATATACATCATTTGTTATTACATAGGGCACCTTTAATTCCTTTACTATTTGTATGTACTTATCTAAATGCCTTTTCTTTATTTCAAATGCAGGTATTTCCACATAAAAATTTTGAAATATTTGAGAATATTTCATAATTATTTTTCTTGCATAATCATATTCCATCTCAACTATGGCTTTTAGTATTTCTGAATTTACTCCACCAGTTATGCAAACTAAATTACTGCTGTTTTTTTGTATTTCCTGTATATCTATTATAGGTCTTCCACTAACATATCTTGAATAAGAAAGTGTACTTAATTTCACTAATTTCTTATATCCTTCATATCCTATTGCATAAACATTTATACTATATTCACCTTCAATAAATAAGCCATATGAGAAAAGTTCTAGACCAATTACAGGTGATATATTATTTTTTTTGCAAGAATTATAGAATTTTATAGCAGAAAACATTGAAGTATCTGTTATCCCTAGATACTTTGAGTTATTTAATTTGGCTTTTTGTATATATGTATCTACAGTACTTACACCTTCAAGTAAACTGTAATCCGTATGTAATTTAAGATTTACAAATTCCATAACTTCTTACCACCTATTTATCGTTTATTTTTATTATACTTTATTTACTTTCAATTAGCAAATTTAAAAAGGTAAATCATAAGCGATTTACCATTATTTAAATTCCAAATATCCATAAAATTGTAAGACCAAAAATATCTGCCAAAGCATGTGCTATAAAAAACGGAAAAAGATTTTTGTCTTGTGATTTATAATAAAACCAAAGCATATATATTCCATATACAATTCCTATACCTATAGCTACAATAATTCCCTGATATGTATGAAAACTTACACGAATAATTAAAGAAAATAAGATTGACCATTTTAATTGTTTGGGTGATACTGCAAGACATATACCTAAAAAATATATCTCTTCATAAATACCATTAAAAATAGCATATATAACATCTGATACATTTTGATTTAAAAAAAATATACTTATTCTTCCAGGAAATGGTAAATTTTCTACGATAGGATTTGTAATAAATGAATATATATCAAATACTAATCCTGAACCAATAAACAACAAAACTCCGTATATTATTGCTTTTAAGCTTAAATGAATGTTCCAAGTTTTAAAATTAAATTTTCTAATTATAAGATAAAATATAGCTATTAAAAATAAAACTATCTGTTTTAATAACATCGTATAATTATCTAATGCTGTAAAAGTAGTCATTTCTTCTATAGTTGAACTTCCTTTAATAAGTTCTAAATAACATTGTGTCGATTCTTGTATTGCTGCTCCCCATAAAATAAAAGTTAAAATTAAAATATCAAACCATTTAAGTTTATCCGTTTTTTTCATATTTTTCCATTTATATACCAAATATCACTTCATTAATTTTATTTAGTACACCTTGCTCTTTTGTGTGTCCTGCTATTTTATTTTCATCAAATAAATCTTTTAATTCTTGTTTTGCATTTCCCATTATATAACCATGTCCTACATATTTTAGCATGTCATAATCATTATTTTGATCGCCAAATGCCATAGCCTCATTTTTATCTACGCCATATTTGTTCAACACAAACTTAACTCCATTAACTTTATTAGCTTTTTCATTTAACACTTCTAAATAATTTGGTGTTGATCTAACTATATAAATATTTGATATTCTACTTTCAATTTTTTTCTTTAATTCATCTAATACATCCGTTTCATCAATAAAAAGACACTTAATTGAAAATTCATTGTCATAGTCATCAAAATCTCTGATTATAAGACCTTGTAATGTTTTACTCATATAATCTTTTATATGCTCATCATATTTTTCAACATAAATAGTATCGTTATAGTATAAATTTAAATGTACATTTTCTTCTCTTGAAATTTTTATAAGTTCTCTATATACTTTCTTATCAACTAAATTATTTAATAAAATATTTCCATTTACATCTACAACAACAGCACCATTATATAATATTAACTCGTCTTTTATACCTAATGCTTTAGCAACTGGAACAGTTGAAACATATCCCCTTCCTGTTGCTAAATGAACTTTTATCCCTTTTTCTTGCATTTCACTTATTCTTTTAATTAGGTCAGTACTTATTGTACTATTGTCATTATTTTGTAAAATCGTATCATCAATATCAAAAAAAACTCTTTTTATGTTCACTTATTTATTCTCCTTCACATATATTTTTTAAAGTATCAATTAAATATTTTATTTCTTCTTTTGTATTATATATACTAAAACTTATCCTAACAGAAGATAATGCCTGTTTTTCACTAAGTCCCATATTAATTAAAGTTTGTGACGCTTTTAAACTTCCTGACATACATGCAGAACCTCCACTTACATATATACCTCTCATATCAAGCATAGGTAATAATAGCTGTATATCTTGATTTTCTATTTGTATACTTATTATACTATTTACTCTGTTTTCACCATTTATTTTTATATAATTTAATTTACTTACTTCACTAATAAAATAATCCATCAAATCTTGTAGATATTTATTATCTTTTTCCATATTTTGAACACTTAAATCAAGTGCAAGTGAAGTTGCAAGAATGGAATTAATATTTTCTGTTCCAGCCCTTTTATTTCTTTCTTGGCTTCCACCATACATTAATTTTGATATTTCAATATCATCTTTAATATACAGTAATCCTATGCCCTTAGGTCCATAAAATTTATGTGGTGATGCACTAAAACTATCTAATCCCAATTCATAAGGGTTAAAATATTCTTTTGATATTAATTGAACAGCATCACTGTGAAAATATATATTTTTACCTTTTATTAAATCAGAAATTTTATCAAGTGGTTGTTTCACACCAGTTTCATTATTTACTGCCATTACTGTTATAAGTGCAGTATCATCACTTATTTGAGTTTTTAAATGTTCTATATCAATTTCTCCATTAGGCTTTATATTTATATACTTAACTTTATATCCTTCTTTTGAAAGTTCATCGCAAAGTGTTAGTATACTTGAATGTTCTATACTTGAACATATTATTTCCTTTTTTTCACTTTTTAATAAAATCCCTCTAATTGCAAGATTATTTGATTCTGTTGCTCCCGATGTAAATATTAAATCATTGGGTTTAATATTTAATTTACTGGCAATATTTTTTCGTGCATTTTCAAGTAAAGCTCTTGCATTTCTGCCATAAGTATGAACAGCAGAAGGATTTGCATAAACATTATTATAACTTTCACATAAAAAATCAATTACTTCTTGTCGCATTTTTGTTGATGCGGCATTATCAAAATATATATTTCTCATTTTTTACCTCATAAATGGATTATAGAATCTTGAGCCATCTTTAAACGTAATATATAAACAAAATATGACAATAATAAGTGTAACTATAATTGAAATATAGTCTGATAATCTCAACTCTCTATAACTATACCAAGTTCTTTTATTTTTTTTACCAAATCCTCTAAGTTCCATAGCAGTACTTATATTTTCAATTCTTTCAATACTTGTAAATATTAATGGAAATAATATAGGTATGGTATTTGTTATTCTTTTTAATAAATTTTGTTTTGAAGAAAGTTCTATTCCCCTTGCTTCTTTTGTATTTTTTATATTATAAAAATCCTGTTGTATATCTGGAATATATCTAAACGCAATATTTATAGCATAACAGATTGAGTAAGGTACACCTATTCTATTTAAACTTGACCCAAGTTCACTTGGATCTGTTGTAGATATAAATATTAAAGCAACAGGTGCAACAACCATATATTTTAAAAATACATTTACTTCATAAAATACTTGCTCCAATGTTAGGTCATAAATATTACCAAAATTAGTTATTTTTGTCATACTATGATATATTTTTACTCCTTCTTGTGGAGAAAAAATATAAATAGTTACAGTATTTAAAATTAAAAATATTAATATTACCCAAAAAACAAAAGAAACATCTTTATATTTAATCTTTGAAATGTAAAGAACAATTAAACTGGATATCAACATAAAAAATAGGACATATGTATTATATGTCAACATACCAAGAGTTGACCATAATAAAAATATTACTAATTTTGTAACACCATTTAAGTCATGAATAAATGTCTTTTTATATTCATACCCGAATATTCTCATATTTTTAATCCTCTTTCATAGTTTATAAAATTATATACAAAACTATATTCATCAATATCTAATTTTTTAGCCAATTTGTATAATGAAGGTATTTTAAGATTTGCTCTTTCAATAATATCATTATTAGCTAAAGTTTTTATGCAACTATCATTTGAAATAATACAACCATCTAATAAAGTAATAGCTCTGCTTGTATATTCAAGCATTAAATGCATATCATGTGTTATCATTATTATAGTAATACCCAATTTTTCATTTATACTTTTAATAAATTCCATTATTTCAAGGTAATGAACATAATCTTGTGCGGCCGTTGGTTCATCTAATATAAGTATTTTAGGATTTGTAGCTAATATACTTGCAATAGTAACTCTTTTTTTCTGACCATAACTAAGTGATGATATTGGCCAATTTCTATACGGATAAAGTCCACATATTTTAAGTATGCTATTTACTTTTTCACTAATTACTTTTTCTTCTTCTCCTTTAACTTTAAGTGAAAATGAAACTTCTTCATTTACTAAATTTTGAGAAATCATTTGATTTGGATTTTGCATCACATAACCTATCATATCTCCTCTTTCCTTTATAGAAAAATTTGATATATCATAACCGTCAACAAATATTTTTCCTGTATAATCTTTTTCAAATCCACATATAATTTTAGCAAGTGTACTCTTTCCTGCTCCATTTTTTCCAACGATACTTATTATTTCAGATTTTTTTACTGTAAAATTAATATTTTTTAAAACTTTTTTATCTGTATATGAAAATGAAACATCTTCAAATACTAATATATCTTCTTTTTTTATTTCTTTTTTAGGTATATCTATACTTTTATACCAATTTGTAACTTTTTCTTTATATAAATTAATATCTATATTATCAAGTTTACTTGGCATTACTCTCTTCTCAATATTAACACCGCTATACTTCATTGCTGTTATATACAAAGGTTCTCTTATACCTATTTTAGGTAATATGTTTATCGCTATTATTTCGTCTATATCTCCATCTGCAACTATAATTCCATCATCAATAACTATTATTCTATCTAAATCTATAAACAAAACATCTTCTATTCTATGTTCTATTATTATAGTTGTTGCATTTGTTCTTTTATGTACATCATTTATTAATTTGATTGCATCAATACCTGTTTTAGGATCTAGATTTGCAAGAGGTTCATCAAATAAAAGTATATCTACATCTTCTATTAAAACTCCGGCAAGAGCCACTCTTTGTTTTTGACCTCCTGATAAATTTTGAGGTTTTGATAGCAAAAAATCACTCATATCTACAAATGAACTTATTGTTTTTACCTTATTAGTCATTTCATTTTTGTTTATACAATCATTTTCAAGTGCAAATGCAATGTCTTCACCAACATTCATACCAACAAATTGACTATCGCTATCTTGAAGTATAGTTCCTATATTTTTTGAATTTATTTTTACTTCTCCAGTTATAGTACCTTTATATACTCTAGGTATTAACTTATTTATACATTTTGCAAGAGTACTTTTTCCACATCCTGATTTACCAACTATTAGTATTTTTTGGCCTTCATATATATCAAGATTTATATTTTTTAAAGTTGGATTTGCATTATTTTTATAACTAAAAGTAAAATTTTTAAATTCAATTATTTTTTTCATTATTAATCTTCCTTGGTTAAGTTATTATTACCCGCTTTAGATTTTGAATAATATTTTATAATTATAGTTCCAATTACTAAAACTGTAAACGAATTTACTATAAATGAAATTATACCTTGAAAATATACTTTATCTAAAGGTTCTTTATACATTAATATATCCAACGTAGGTGCTAAAAATATCCAACATACTGAATTTGCTATTATTTGAATCCCATTAAAGTATATTATATTTTTAATATCAAACAGCTTATTTTCTACGTCAAGTTGTTTATAAAATAATCCAATTAATAGTCCTAATGCTCCATCTGCAATAACCCAACTCCACCATATTGAACCCCATTGAAAAGCATCAGCAAGAGCATGTCCTAAAGTACCAATTGAAAATCCTACAATTGGACCAAATACTATACTAAAAAACGATAGTATTGCTATTCTTGGTTGTATACTTGTGTTAGGTACACCTGTAGGAATAATTAAATATGATAATACAATAAATAATGCTGTTCCTATTCCTATTGCTGTTATTTTTTTAATTGATAATAACTTCATAACCTATCTCCTTTATTTTTTAAATGATATTTTCCAATTTATTCCGGTTTTAATATTATATGCTTTTGCAAATGAACCTTGGTTTATTGCAAGTCCTATATTATTTAATGAGTTTATATATATTAAAGGTTCTCCTATTCTAACATCCGAAAAACTTGTTTTAAAATAAATAAAATTTTGATAAAGTACTCTATCTGAATGAGTAATCGTTACTTCAACTTTATCTCCAACTGATATATTTAATTTTTTAAAATCTTCATAAGGTATATTTGACCAAAGACTTCCATATCTTACATCTAACACATCAATAGTCCCCGTTACCTTATTTTCTTCTATAATAGGTGAAACTGTTTTAAGCTCTATTATACTAGATACTCCTATTTTAGGTCCTATTTCTTCAAATTTAATTTTTCCTGATGCAAGTCTTGCACCAGTATATGCATATACATCACGTCCATGAAAAGTGTAAGATAATTCTTGGATGGGTAAATGATTTTTCGTTTCTTCAAGAAGCCTTACTTCTTCAATTCCAAGCATTTTTTTGACATGTGTTAAAGTTCCATTATCCGGAGTTACAATTAACTGTCCTGTAGTTGTTTTTACGACAACACTTCTTCTACTACTTCCAACACCTGGATCTACAACTGATACAAAAACACTTCCACTTGGCCAAAAAGATATAGATTGAATTAATCTATATGATGCTTCCCATATATCATATTGTGGAATATCATGTGTCAGATTATATATTTTTAAATTTGAATCTTGACTATATGCTACACCATGCATTGCTGCAACAGCTCCATCACATACACCAAAATCTGATTGAAAAATTAAAGCATTCACTATAATCACCTCATTTTATTATATCAAAAATATATAAAAAAAAGAATAAAAATTAATAAATAAATCAGTTCAGCTAATTGCTGAACTGCTATAAAATTTATATAGTAACTTTACCATCCTCATTAAACACTTTTATTGCATTTAATGCTATTTGTTTATCAATCATTTGAACTAAAATATCATACGGAATTGTCGCTGTGTGTGCCCCATTAACTAATGAATCAACTACTTGATTAGAGTTTTTAAAACTTGCAGCCAATATTTTAGTTTTTACGTTTCTATCATCAATAAAAGTTCTTATTTTACTTATTTCAAGAATAGAATCAATTGAATTATTTTGCATTCTGTTTACATATGGTGCCAAATAATCACAACCTGCAACAGCTCCAAGTATTGCTTGATCTGACGAATAAACAGCCGTTCCTAACACTACTCTACTACTATCTTCTTTTTTTATTTTTGATACAGTTTCAAGCCCTGCAAAACTTAAAGGAACCTTTAAACTCAATTTAAA
Coding sequences within:
- a CDS encoding transaldolase family protein, giving the protein MYIDTANLIEIEKALKTGVIKGVTTNPTILKKENKNRKEQIKEILSLGVQELFIQLLGETSEEMILDFENLKKFEKEIGFKLSLKVPLSFAGLETVSKIKKEDSSRVVLGTAVYSSDQAILGAVAGCDYLAPYVNRMQNNSIDSILEISKIRTFIDDRNVKTKILAASFKNSNQVVDSLVNGAHTATIPYDILVQMIDKQIALNAIKVFNEDGKVTI
- a CDS encoding SAM hydrolase/SAM-dependent halogenase family protein, whose product is MNALIFQSDFGVCDGAVAAMHGVAYSQDSNLKIYNLTHDIPQYDIWEASYRLIQSISFWPSGSVFVSVVDPGVGSSRRSVVVKTTTGQLIVTPDNGTLTHVKKMLGIEEVRLLEETKNHLPIQELSYTFHGRDVYAYTGARLASGKIKFEEIGPKIGVSSIIELKTVSPIIEENKVTGTIDVLDVRYGSLWSNIPYEDFKKLNISVGDKVEVTITHSDRVLYQNFIYFKTSFSDVRIGEPLIYINSLNNIGLAINQGSFAKAYNIKTGINWKISFKK